In Methanobacterium paludis, the following proteins share a genomic window:
- a CDS encoding C1 family peptidase: MPFEKDERDLKLAAYIDKTVLPTPPDSTNDYEAFTDWGMFLNDKIGDCAIAGPLHMLMLWLTQGGKTPEFTDANALEAYSAISGYDPKTGENDNGCMLRDVLKYWKNTGIPDKNGVRHKIGAFVQLDQADHEEIKIAQYLFSALNIGFLVPAYAMEQFEKGEPWDVQTKNASIEGGHCVIDAGYGKLTSKKRLEAVVRIVKITKEGIWVITWGKKQFMTWKFWDKYVDEAWCVLSEEFLVNGKSPDGFDLKQLQADLKALD, translated from the coding sequence TTGCCTTTTGAGAAAGATGAAAGAGATCTAAAATTAGCAGCATATATTGATAAAACAGTCTTACCAACACCACCAGATTCGACAAACGATTATGAAGCCTTTACTGATTGGGGAATGTTTCTTAATGATAAAATAGGGGATTGTGCGATTGCAGGACCTCTGCATATGTTGATGTTATGGCTTACTCAGGGTGGAAAGACACCAGAATTTACAGATGCAAATGCCCTTGAAGCTTACAGTGCCATCAGCGGATATGATCCAAAGACTGGTGAAAACGATAACGGCTGTATGCTCCGTGATGTCCTGAAATACTGGAAGAATACAGGGATACCAGATAAGAACGGAGTAAGACATAAGATAGGTGCTTTCGTACAGTTGGATCAAGCAGATCATGAGGAGATTAAGATAGCTCAGTATCTTTTTAGTGCACTTAATATTGGATTTTTGGTCCCTGCTTATGCTATGGAACAGTTTGAGAAAGGGGAACCTTGGGATGTTCAAACTAAAAATGCAAGTATTGAAGGTGGCCATTGTGTAATTGATGCAGGTTATGGAAAACTAACATCTAAAAAGAGACTTGAAGCCGTTGTACGTATTGTTAAGATAACTAAAGAAGGAATTTGGGTAATTACCTGGGGTAAAAAACAGTTCATGACCTGGAAGTTCTGGGATAAGTACGTTGATGAGGCATGGTGCGTATTAAGTGAAGAATTCCTTGTGAATGGTAAATCACCAGATGGTTTTGATTTAAAACAATTACAAGCTGATTTAAAAGCATTAGATTAA
- a CDS encoding YkgJ family cysteine cluster protein — MSDCLQCGTCCKVINIGNSFKEIEETVEKEFPNGLKGEDRFKSDFTFIYSFWRKLSKGEVLKLKPSLVGKWKEDREYFTCTLQKDNKCSVHDRRPAVCRDHPWYGLPHTLDYGFFSDECGYKLALEKELFDKQKEGILNPNFNAKIPSNLISSK, encoded by the coding sequence TTGTCTGATTGTTTGCAATGTGGAACGTGTTGTAAAGTTATTAACATTGGTAATTCTTTTAAAGAAATTGAAGAAACAGTTGAAAAAGAGTTTCCAAATGGTTTAAAAGGTGAAGATAGGTTTAAGAGCGATTTTACATTTATATATTCATTCTGGAGAAAGTTATCAAAGGGAGAAGTATTAAAGCTTAAACCTTCTTTAGTGGGTAAATGGAAGGAGGATAGGGAATATTTCACATGTACTCTTCAGAAGGATAATAAATGTTCCGTTCATGATAGAAGACCTGCTGTTTGTAGGGATCATCCTTGGTATGGACTTCCACATACACTTGATTATGGCTTTTTTTCAGATGAATGTGGATATAAACTTGCTTTGGAAAAAGAATTGTTTGATAAGCAGAAAGAAGGCATATTAAACCCTAATTTCAATGCAAAAATTCCATCAAACCTTATTAGTTCTAAATGA
- a CDS encoding DUF2341 domain-containing protein, whose translation MTDFSAWDYVATYSQPGSTDGDKVNYPIRITITYNASRMRSDFGDIRFALSDGTELSYSLDSYTAGSTATFTVLIPSLPASPAATIIKIYSGNSAVTTTSNPASVSLWYDNFSGTSIDTTKWTANVQGSLTETINNLLQITDCNATGWLYAGNGPGNQNQSKVILPNNYEIHTKQKIHQISTEAAECGIALVDASNKTQIFLGHWNPSAGAAGGINCLVQSAKSTTNAISGYNGQDWPAGHAVSDLDTRNYRIVVNGLNVSVYDGITHLFDTTLAQAASKLSILASKPDGYAFFDYYEFDYVQVLQTTPNPPVVGTMGSWQVTGCVISVSPAIGTLTAKTPIVELGSGITITVPPASATLTANPPTLQVVISSPPAGAIATAIPPLIAFLMIVKAGVLYNPDNINDLKQDGAECNISFNVMIGDKVYE comes from the coding sequence ATGACTGATTTTTCAGCATGGGATTATGTTGCAACCTACTCACAACCAGGTTCAACAGATGGAGATAAAGTTAATTATCCAATTCGAATCACAATAACCTACAATGCAAGTCGTATGCGTTCTGATTTTGGGGATATACGATTTGCACTCAGTGATGGAACTGAATTAAGTTACTCTCTTGATAGTTATACCGCCGGTAGCACTGCAACCTTTACTGTTTTAATCCCATCGCTTCCAGCCAGCCCAGCCGCAACCATAATCAAGATTTATTCAGGAAATTCAGCAGTTACAACAACATCAAATCCTGCAAGCGTTTCGTTGTGGTATGATAATTTTTCAGGAACATCTATTGATACAACAAAGTGGACTGCAAATGTACAAGGAAGTTTAACTGAAACAATAAACAATCTTTTACAAATAACAGATTGTAATGCAACTGGTTGGTTATATGCAGGTAATGGCCCCGGAAACCAAAATCAATCGAAAGTTATTCTTCCAAATAATTATGAAATTCATACAAAACAAAAGATCCATCAAATAAGTACCGAAGCTGCTGAATGTGGTATAGCCCTTGTTGATGCTTCAAACAAAACTCAAATATTTTTAGGACACTGGAATCCAAGTGCTGGGGCTGCTGGAGGTATTAACTGCCTTGTTCAATCTGCAAAATCAACAACAAATGCCATTAGTGGATATAATGGACAAGATTGGCCCGCAGGACATGCTGTTTCTGATTTAGATACTCGAAATTATCGTATAGTTGTAAATGGTTTAAATGTTAGTGTTTATGATGGAATTACACACCTTTTTGATACCACTTTAGCACAAGCTGCAAGTAAACTTTCTATCTTAGCTTCAAAACCTGATGGTTATGCATTTTTCGATTACTATGAATTTGATTATGTTCAGGTTCTCCAAACAACTCCAAATCCTCCTGTTGTAGGCACAATGGGAAGTTGGCAGGTAACCGGATGTGTGATATCAGTTTCCCCAGCCATAGGTACTTTAACCGCAAAAACCCCAATAGTCGAATTGGGCAGTGGAATAACCATCACGGTTCCACCAGCAAGTGCCACCTTAACCGCAAATCCTCCAACATTACAAGTCGTTATTAGTTCTCCTCCTGCAGGAGCCATAGCAACAGCCATACCTCCACTCATAGCTTTTTTAATGATAGTTAAAGCAGGCGTACTATACAATCCAGATAATATAAATGACTTGAAACAAGACGGTGCAGAATGTAATATTTCATTTAACGTCATGATAGGGGATAAAGTCTATGAGTAG
- a CDS encoding phage tail tape measure protein — protein MADKTLGIQVQMSIDDVLSGLSDLINKFTEIPDSITTDIQLGEDPTANVDNLKDELDDLNDTTTTTDIEVAGDTSGATDVKDALDELDGDTVSANVDVDNSDAVTGIDEVESGLDEIDGTTVSADVETTGTDEVTSSASDATTAITALASAVAVADAEATRMGSERSLQKALSYEGVSVTATNVSELRSELSKVQGAIPTDQASEGLYILAKGLKNASMVSAELPPAFKLIKTTGTDTSEAMYDLSSIITAYGLSTSEATSTTTYLTNAINDMSSNAGDPSTILSTVTALIPALKSVGYTANDIVDYIGAFGDSGISATVAASALTTGAKTLSKQLTEAKYSGSDAEGVLKTMGISAKDASGNFRSVSDIMSDVLDKSSSMSDSQFEAQYGMTKLAAMQLLFGSRAAQTMSQLNESADTYGAKVTATGDKTTASMTKINTNTMTLQTQFQKLWNTITNAPALPTWLFEGAAITVGFVVLVKGLQLVGSALKTTYEFLGKVKSTTENLGSKAKDIWHAVFGSDEMSAELQTVETETGKYEVVESRIANTIRKFKADAASLKDTRLFGDLFGEEGKLNTGALDSSYTKFSDFVGKIKIKAGELKESNVWKILFGDEKGNLNFNIIDKVESKIISFVNTVKPKIEELNGILKAPFEETKNISAWQNLMKQAEDSSRGYTQINPGNQIAGWEDNKVVNPDEGVFSKWADWTKEVSTGIGEVKDGFKGAFDNYVALQDAERSGKGFTLIDDTYKTSLKEISDDTTSFFDDEKGRINLNLNDITSRVSSFVDNIKTELSGLKGILTAPFEDTANILRWQDLMKIAEDSGKGYTQVNPGNQISGWEDNKVVNPDEGIFSRWANWTHEVSTGAKEVQDGFKGAFDNYVALEDAMRSGRGFTQITDEMYKVTDSLNEGDRSLNSFFDDEEGRIKGIDFSGIEDKQSSLKGKITSFKEDLKSIDLWGSLLSDAESSGKEFSYITEDFKITNYPYLTTIAGKEDEELSSTIKSIADKTNALKEIGTDFGREYGSVIDKTVNIIDEGYSDIQKAITKESDGIKYSEGWTDIEPEMKAFNDSYKKSLDELKGIDIGKLTIEIQDELESAWADIVRWDTRGEAPILNSEQDSAFEERLVDFFEEKGFNAEWESSGKNCTIKISKGVHVIGEVDYVDFEVDFDKLQEILSITTEKTNSFLDDEEGRIKGINFDGLINKISSVKDKAIDALKYLDELTTYHFNAPGIEDAQNAGRDFSFIDPTNGKIIENTYAAELDNWMPIIEKYDKQIYDKFLADGKVLGDIGREYGKTVEYVFGGEIEDIKKGLDSLDRVAKVTIEDIKSSRARSSDGIKYSENWTSIESEMKAFNDTYKNSLKEISDDTTKFFGDEKGRVNIKGFGSNLIDNIKAGIDEKLPILDAEGTSISDRILTGIKAKLPDFKTEGQQIIESINEGIKSIKIEIPTTGQTGTTWNMPYGSSTGSTEGAYKLPDGNEILPPESKTETGKENVGWLGDSNGLGGIVDKLKTWKLIPKFNAASLGRGVLSVLGDAEMLPMMVGTTLAEMNPVKHNLTPEEQAEVDKRNQKSIQEENDRPSFQQQVGAIGNALFPKTSSDAIVKPYQNAINKVKNIKLPSLPSLKLPSLSSIESGVGSTLGGLGTYIKNHMPKMPTLGTIKLPSLGSIESGIGSTLGGLKTYITSHLPKIPNLSWGNLSKGFWDTVGWVESEYNGLKDWVTSHEPKIPTLSWPNLTSGAAKVVKDIGDAVNTILADINKLPGVSTLTSGAQSWGSSITSAIGSGIDKGKASVQNGLNTISSWFPHSPPKAGPLATVTESNMESWAAGIVGAGAKGLSNFTFDKAFSLPKIPSIPSVFSSGSGSQGNTFIVQAGAVVIEGNATKDTVENAGSYLMDGMAGRLDQQANNRGYSVTNVIR, from the coding sequence ATGGCAGATAAGACACTTGGTATTCAAGTTCAGATGAGTATAGATGATGTTTTATCTGGACTCTCAGACCTTATAAACAAATTTACAGAAATTCCAGATAGTATCACCACAGATATTCAATTAGGAGAAGATCCTACTGCAAATGTGGATAATCTCAAAGATGAACTGGATGACCTTAATGATACCACTACAACCACTGACATTGAAGTAGCAGGGGATACCTCTGGAGCAACTGATGTTAAAGATGCATTGGATGAATTAGATGGGGATACTGTATCTGCAAATGTAGATGTAGATAATTCTGATGCGGTGACAGGTATTGATGAAGTTGAAAGTGGACTTGATGAGATAGATGGAACCACCGTATCTGCAGATGTGGAAACAACCGGAACAGATGAAGTAACATCTTCTGCCAGTGATGCTACAACTGCCATAACTGCACTTGCAAGTGCCGTAGCTGTTGCGGATGCTGAAGCTACAAGGATGGGATCAGAACGATCACTTCAAAAAGCCTTATCTTATGAAGGAGTTTCAGTTACCGCAACTAATGTTAGTGAACTCCGTAGTGAATTAAGTAAAGTTCAAGGAGCAATACCTACAGATCAAGCATCAGAAGGATTGTACATACTTGCAAAAGGTTTAAAAAATGCGTCCATGGTTTCAGCTGAATTACCTCCTGCTTTTAAATTAATTAAAACAACAGGCACTGATACCTCAGAGGCAATGTATGATTTATCATCTATTATTACGGCTTATGGATTGAGTACTTCTGAAGCGACTTCAACCACAACATATCTCACAAACGCAATCAATGATATGAGTTCAAACGCAGGAGATCCAAGTACAATATTAAGTACTGTAACTGCATTAATCCCAGCTCTAAAATCTGTCGGATATACTGCAAATGATATTGTGGATTATATTGGTGCCTTTGGAGATTCTGGTATAAGTGCTACTGTTGCTGCAAGTGCTTTAACAACAGGTGCAAAAACCCTTTCAAAACAGTTAACTGAAGCAAAATATTCTGGTTCAGATGCTGAAGGTGTTCTCAAAACTATGGGAATATCTGCTAAAGATGCTAGTGGTAATTTTAGATCTGTTTCTGATATAATGAGTGATGTACTTGATAAATCAAGTTCAATGTCTGACTCTCAATTTGAAGCCCAATATGGTATGACTAAACTTGCAGCTATGCAATTATTATTTGGTAGTAGAGCTGCACAAACAATGTCTCAATTAAATGAAAGTGCAGATACGTATGGTGCTAAAGTAACAGCAACAGGAGATAAAACAACAGCCTCAATGACTAAGATTAATACTAATACAATGACTCTCCAAACACAGTTCCAAAAACTGTGGAATACCATAACCAATGCTCCAGCCCTACCAACATGGTTATTTGAAGGTGCAGCAATAACTGTAGGATTCGTTGTCTTAGTTAAAGGATTACAACTTGTTGGAAGTGCCCTTAAAACAACCTATGAATTTTTAGGTAAAGTGAAGAGTACTACTGAAAATTTAGGAAGTAAAGCTAAAGATATTTGGCATGCTGTATTTGGCAGCGATGAAATGTCTGCAGAATTACAAACAGTTGAAACTGAAACCGGCAAATATGAAGTTGTGGAATCACGAATTGCCAACACCATACGTAAATTTAAAGCAGATGCTGCAAGTTTAAAAGATACCAGACTATTTGGTGATCTCTTTGGAGAGGAAGGTAAATTAAATACAGGAGCTTTAGATAGTTCTTATACTAAATTCAGCGATTTTGTGGGTAAAATAAAAATTAAAGCTGGAGAATTAAAAGAATCCAATGTTTGGAAAATACTTTTTGGTGATGAAAAAGGTAATTTGAACTTTAACATCATTGATAAGGTTGAATCAAAGATAATAAGCTTTGTAAATACAGTTAAACCAAAAATAGAAGAACTTAATGGTATATTAAAAGCTCCTTTTGAAGAGACAAAAAATATATCAGCTTGGCAGAATTTGATGAAACAAGCAGAGGATTCTAGTCGAGGTTATACTCAAATTAACCCTGGAAATCAGATAGCAGGTTGGGAAGATAACAAAGTAGTAAACCCTGATGAAGGAGTTTTTAGTAAATGGGCTGATTGGACTAAAGAAGTTAGTACTGGCATTGGTGAAGTTAAAGATGGGTTTAAAGGAGCATTTGATAACTATGTAGCTTTACAAGATGCTGAACGATCCGGTAAAGGATTTACTCTTATTGATGATACATACAAAACTTCATTAAAAGAGATTTCAGATGATACAACTAGTTTCTTTGACGATGAAAAAGGTAGAATAAACTTAAATCTTAACGATATAACTTCAAGAGTTTCTAGTTTTGTAGATAACATCAAAACAGAATTAAGTGGACTAAAAGGCATTTTAACTGCCCCATTTGAGGATACGGCAAATATACTCAGATGGCAGGATTTAATGAAGATTGCTGAAGACAGCGGTAAGGGTTATACTCAGGTAAATCCTGGAAATCAAATAAGTGGATGGGAAGATAATAAGGTTGTAAATCCTGATGAGGGTATTTTCAGTAGATGGGCAAACTGGACCCATGAAGTTAGTACAGGTGCCAAAGAAGTTCAAGATGGATTTAAAGGAGCATTTGATAATTATGTGGCTTTAGAAGATGCGATGAGATCTGGTAGAGGATTTACACAGATCACAGATGAAATGTATAAAGTCACAGACTCTTTGAATGAAGGGGATAGAAGTTTAAATAGTTTCTTTGATGATGAAGAGGGAAGGATCAAAGGAATTGACTTCAGTGGAATTGAGGATAAACAATCATCACTAAAAGGTAAAATTACTAGTTTTAAAGAGGATCTGAAAAGCATAGATCTTTGGGGATCTTTACTCAGTGATGCAGAATCTTCAGGTAAGGAATTTTCTTATATTACTGAAGATTTCAAAATAACAAATTATCCTTACCTCACAACAATTGCTGGAAAAGAAGATGAAGAATTAAGTTCTACAATTAAATCGATTGCCGATAAGACCAACGCATTAAAAGAGATAGGTACGGACTTTGGAAGAGAATATGGCAGTGTTATAGATAAAACAGTTAACATCATTGATGAAGGCTATAGTGATATCCAAAAAGCCATAACTAAAGAATCGGACGGTATTAAGTATTCTGAGGGTTGGACTGATATCGAACCTGAAATGAAAGCCTTCAACGATTCTTATAAAAAATCATTAGATGAATTAAAAGGAATTGATATTGGAAAATTAACTATTGAAATCCAAGATGAATTAGAATCTGCTTGGGCTGATATCGTAAGATGGGATACACGAGGAGAAGCACCAATTCTTAATTCAGAACAGGATAGTGCATTTGAAGAAAGATTAGTTGATTTCTTTGAAGAGAAAGGATTTAATGCAGAGTGGGAATCTTCAGGAAAAAATTGTACAATAAAAATCTCAAAAGGAGTCCATGTAATAGGTGAAGTTGATTATGTGGATTTTGAAGTTGATTTTGATAAACTTCAAGAGATTTTGAGCATTACTACTGAAAAAACAAATTCGTTTCTAGATGATGAGGAAGGCCGTATTAAGGGAATCAATTTTGATGGACTTATAAACAAGATATCATCCGTTAAAGACAAAGCCATAGACGCATTAAAATACTTAGATGAATTAACCACATACCATTTTAACGCCCCTGGAATTGAGGATGCTCAAAATGCAGGCAGAGATTTCTCGTTTATAGACCCAACTAATGGAAAAATTATTGAAAATACATACGCTGCAGAATTAGACAACTGGATGCCTATTATTGAAAAATATGATAAGCAAATTTATGATAAGTTCCTTGCTGATGGAAAAGTTCTTGGAGATATAGGTCGTGAATATGGAAAAACTGTTGAATATGTATTTGGGGGAGAAATAGAAGATATTAAAAAAGGTTTAGACAGTTTAGACCGTGTTGCTAAAGTTACAATAGAAGATATTAAATCTAGTAGAGCACGTAGTTCTGATGGAATTAAATATTCTGAGAACTGGACTTCAATAGAGTCTGAAATGAAGGCTTTCAATGATACCTATAAAAATTCATTAAAAGAGATCTCGGATGACACAACTAAGTTCTTTGGTGATGAAAAAGGCAGAGTAAACATCAAAGGCTTTGGTAGTAACCTTATTGATAACATCAAAGCTGGAATTGATGAAAAACTTCCAATACTAGACGCTGAAGGAACCAGCATATCAGATAGGATTCTTACAGGGATAAAAGCAAAGTTACCTGACTTCAAAACAGAAGGACAGCAAATCATTGAATCAATAAATGAGGGAATAAAGAGTATAAAAATTGAAATTCCTACAACAGGCCAAACAGGTACAACTTGGAACATGCCTTATGGATCCTCAACTGGTTCGACTGAAGGAGCTTATAAATTACCAGATGGTAATGAGATCCTCCCTCCAGAAAGTAAAACTGAAACTGGAAAAGAGAATGTAGGTTGGTTAGGAGATTCAAACGGCCTTGGAGGAATTGTTGATAAACTTAAAACCTGGAAATTAATTCCTAAATTCAATGCTGCTTCTTTAGGAAGAGGAGTTTTATCGGTTCTTGGGGATGCTGAAATGCTCCCAATGATGGTAGGTACAACCCTGGCAGAAATGAACCCTGTTAAACATAATTTAACTCCAGAAGAACAAGCAGAAGTAGATAAACGTAATCAAAAATCAATACAGGAAGAAAATGATAGGCCAAGCTTTCAACAACAGGTAGGTGCAATAGGAAATGCCTTATTCCCTAAAACATCTTCAGATGCTATTGTAAAACCATATCAAAATGCCATAAATAAGGTAAAAAACATCAAACTTCCATCTCTTCCTTCTTTAAAACTTCCATCATTATCTTCAATTGAATCTGGCGTAGGATCCACACTTGGTGGATTAGGAACTTACATAAAAAACCACATGCCAAAAATGCCAACTTTAGGCACTATTAAACTACCTTCTTTAGGTTCTATTGAATCAGGTATAGGGTCCACACTTGGAGGGTTAAAAACTTATATTACTTCACACCTTCCAAAGATTCCTAATTTGAGTTGGGGCAATTTATCTAAGGGCTTTTGGGATACGGTTGGATGGGTTGAAAGTGAATATAACGGACTTAAAGATTGGGTTACAAGCCATGAGCCAAAGATCCCAACACTTTCATGGCCTAACTTAACCTCTGGGGCTGCAAAGGTTGTTAAAGACATAGGTGATGCAGTAAACACTATTTTGGCAGATATTAATAAACTTCCAGGCGTATCCACATTAACAAGTGGAGCTCAAAGTTGGGGTTCAAGTATAACCTCTGCAATTGGAAGTGGAATTGATAAAGGAAAGGCATCAGTCCAGAATGGACTGAATACAATTTCCAGTTGGTTCCCACATTCCCCACCAAAAGCAGGCCCATTGGCAACAGTAACAGAAAGTAATATGGAGTCATGGGCTGCAGGTATTGTAGGTGCAGGTGCTAAAGGACTTTCTAATTTTACTTTTGATAAAGCATTTTCCCTACCTAAAATTCCTAGTATCCCTTCAGTATTCTCATCAGGTTCAGGATCTCAAGGAAATACATTCATAGTACAAGCTGGAGCCGTCGTAATCGAAGGAAACGCAACAAAAGACACGGTTGAAAACGCAGGAAGTTACTTGATGGATGGTATGGCAGGTAGATTAGACCAACAAGCTAATAATCGAGGATACAGCGTTACAAATGTTATAAGGTGA
- a CDS encoding PsbP-related protein — MKKRYIILVFILAVAIFFIMGSASTTSYSNKYYSFEYPHNWTKENDTYNAYESTTTLYPNYSDLKGKVNIVLTGPEEEPNNYSINDSRDLFIYTNSKVFPNASYFEDKDLTNDPEFKVLMNKTVTINGMNGFDVVIYDATPWYLNSPHEIIEEVMLQKGNKIYTLKLTCSPEALAQDPNIFNSTHREFETVANSFKVT; from the coding sequence ATGAAAAAAAGATACATTATATTGGTTTTTATTCTTGCAGTTGCAATTTTTTTTATAATGGGATCTGCATCAACAACAAGTTATAGCAATAAATATTATTCTTTTGAATATCCTCATAATTGGACCAAAGAGAACGATACTTATAATGCTTACGAAAGTACCACCACATTATACCCCAATTATTCTGATCTGAAAGGAAAAGTCAATATTGTACTAACTGGCCCTGAAGAGGAACCTAATAATTATAGTATAAACGATTCTAGGGATCTTTTCATATACACCAATAGTAAAGTTTTTCCAAATGCGTCCTATTTTGAAGATAAAGATCTAACTAATGATCCTGAGTTCAAGGTCTTGATGAATAAAACGGTCACGATAAATGGGATGAATGGGTTTGATGTCGTTATTTATGATGCAACACCATGGTACCTAAATTCCCCCCATGAAATCATAGAGGAAGTCATGTTACAAAAAGGAAATAAAATTTATACATTAAAATTAACATGTTCTCCAGAGGCTTTAGCACAGGATCCTAACATATTCAATAGCACCCATAGAGAATTTGAAACTGTTGCGAACAGCTTCAAAGTGACTTAA